A section of the Metabacillus endolithicus genome encodes:
- a CDS encoding fibronectin type III domain-containing protein, with translation MILNAKATIDAENGALLQSLQVETKDKNSLVLLKGDLSSTLVKINNSNAAISVAENAVVKKIEKDKSVTDEIVVDNKGRVEDSDGVEVPNNTTVPPVSSGGGSGSSGDQTTPVAGATGTITAASVTQTSLNLNWTKATDNVTSQSDLRYYVYSSTSNNIGSVANAEANGTLINSGGTLNINTLNVTGLTAGTTYYFNVVVRDSAGNKVAYTTVTQATSDQIAVTKTALTTKVNEAKAVTNVAVSVDGSDVLKTDKWTTQVELNAFNQAIAAAEAVLGNTTATQSAVDQAVTDLQTAMGDYAAAQKAGTSVDVVVYDTLPEQLLNAYDNANLPIRHKTAAGLGLISSFDVETNTIKLSGRTTVAQLESTNTGTPGDDGYVLYAINSPEGVSDVAKIELPSGNTYNLANFTTDGDDRLTNGYLLNELIYDADAQEGEKFVKNTVTVKWLDATDEVVATSTYTIDASAVILAVDGVDTSALTTKVNEAKAVTNVAVSEEGSDVLTTAKWTTQAELDAFTGAITVAEAVVADTNATQGEVDQAVAELNTAIQTYNNAVKNGLLSDVELYTDLPQALLEAYDESPYPISHKTATGLGLNSVVNNDTNTITLTGITTLEKLDTTDVATSNGYLQYAVNTPDEA, from the coding sequence ATGATTCTTAATGCTAAAGCAACAATTGATGCAGAAAATGGTGCATTATTACAATCTCTTCAAGTTGAGACGAAAGATAAAAATTCTCTGGTTCTGTTAAAAGGGGATTTATCTTCTACGCTTGTAAAAATTAATAATAGTAATGCTGCAATTTCAGTTGCAGAGAATGCAGTTGTTAAGAAGATTGAGAAGGATAAGTCAGTAACAGATGAGATTGTTGTTGATAATAAAGGTAGAGTTGAGGATTCGGATGGGGTTGAGGTGCCGAATAATACTACTGTGCCGCCGGTGAGTTCTGGTGGTGGCTCGGGTTCTAGTGGTGACCAAACTACGCCTGTTGCTGGAGCAACTGGTACGATCACAGCGGCATCAGTTACTCAAACATCACTTAATTTGAATTGGACTAAGGCTACTGATAATGTAACTTCTCAATCAGACCTAAGATATTACGTTTATAGTTCAACATCAAATAATATTGGTTCAGTAGCTAATGCTGAAGCAAATGGTACGCTTATAAACTCAGGTGGAACGCTAAATATAAACACGTTGAATGTTACAGGATTAACTGCAGGAACTACGTATTACTTTAATGTTGTAGTAAGAGATTCGGCTGGGAATAAGGTAGCTTATACTACTGTTACTCAAGCTACGAGTGACCAAATTGCGGTAACAAAAACAGCATTAACAACAAAAGTTAATGAGGCAAAAGCAGTAACAAACGTAGCAGTATCAGTAGATGGATCAGACGTGCTAAAAACTGATAAATGGACTACACAAGTAGAACTAAATGCATTTAATCAAGCAATTGCAGCAGCTGAAGCAGTATTAGGTAATACAACAGCAACACAATCAGCTGTGGACCAAGCAGTAACTGATCTACAAACAGCAATGGGTGATTATGCAGCAGCACAAAAGGCTGGAACTAGCGTGGATGTTGTAGTATATGACACATTACCAGAGCAATTGTTAAATGCATACGATAATGCAAATTTACCAATCAGACATAAAACAGCAGCAGGTTTAGGGTTAATATCTAGTTTTGATGTTGAAACAAACACGATTAAGTTAAGTGGAAGAACAACTGTAGCTCAACTAGAATCAACAAATACTGGTACTCCTGGTGATGATGGCTATGTGCTATACGCTATCAATAGTCCAGAAGGGGTTTCTGATGTAGCGAAGATTGAATTACCAAGTGGTAATACGTATAATCTTGCAAATTTTACAACAGATGGTGACGATCGTTTAACAAATGGATACTTGTTAAATGAATTAATTTATGATGCAGATGCACAGGAAGGTGAGAAATTTGTAAAAAATACTGTAACTGTAAAATGGTTAGATGCAACTGATGAAGTAGTGGCAACTTCGACTTACACTATTGATGCATCCGCTGTTATTTTAGCCGTAGATGGTGTAGATACATCAGCATTAACAACAAAAGTTAATGAGGCAAAAGCAGTAACAAACGTAGCAGTATCAGAAGAAGGATCAGATGTATTAACAACAGCAAAATGGACAACACAAGCAGAACTAGATGCATTTACTGGAGCGATTACAGTAGCAGAAGCAGTAGTAGCTGACACAAACGCAACACAAGGTGAGGTAGACCAAGCAGTAGCAGAGTTAAATACAGCGATTCAAACGTATAACAATGCAGTGAAGAATGGATTACTATCAGATGTAGAATTATATACAGATTTACCACAAGCATTATTAGAAGCTTATGATGAATCTCCTTATCCAATCTCTCATAAAACAGCAACTGGGTTAGGTTTAAACAGTGTAGTTAATAACGATACAAATACAATTACATTAACAGGTATAACTACGTTAGAAAAATTAGATACAACTGATGTAGCAACGAGTAATGGATATTTACAATACGCAGTAAATACACCTGATGAGGCTTGA